The genomic region GAATGGGATTTTTTCGGGACTAGATTAAAATGTTTACGGAAATGGTGTAGGACCACcttaaaattattggaaaatgggtaaagatatttttaaatacgttTAGGTTTCGGGATTAGAACGGGATTTTTTCGGGACCGGCTTAAAATGTTTTCAGAAGTGGTGTGAGACCATCTTAGAAATATGTAGAAATTAATGAACAACCAGTTTGAGATACTTTTAAGTTTCGGAATTAGAACGGGATTTTTTCGGGACtggcttaaaatattttcacacttgGTGTGGTATCATTTCAAAGTTTACCTTGTATTTTGTTGATTTAAAGTCTAATTATTTACGGTTTAATATGAGGTACAACTAGTCCTGAAATGGATCGTGTTTTatagattattaaaaaaaattaaggttcAAAAAcgtgattgttatttttaaaattttttattaacttagaATGTAATAACTTGTCTCTCTAAGAGCCTTAGAAAAGGAATATACACTCAAGTAAACATTGCATTGTACATATGGTATACCTTGAAAACGGTTATTGGGATTCTCACtagggtatattaagtatgTGACAAAGCTTGAAGGAAATGAAGGAGACCCAATAAAGtctatatttaaatgattagtgtgtcgagctgagtcgtttTAGACATCTCTGCCTGTCTCTATAGACTAACTAACCTGTAAATTTTTAGATATTAAACTGAAATcgtgcacacgtccttttctcaacAAGAATTTGTTCATTTcttggaatcgccgatatcggagcaccatagcatatagctgttatacacACGGTACCATTGGAATCAAATATTGATATAGAAAACTCTTTCCTGTCATGAAATATCTTCAATAAATTTGGCAAGGGTTATTTTTCAAGACAATAgtgcaatcttcgaagaaattgttcaaaccGAATttctgtagcatatagctgcactAATGAGCGCTCAAACTTAAGACGtggtatgaaaaaatttttcggtTGACAATAAagctttacgaaatttggcgtgTGTAGTTACCGAGGTAACAGTACAATCTctaaaaaaattgctcagatctgTACACTATTGCTAATGTCTGCCCCATAAATTGACTGTTCAAAATCATGTTCttatatggaatattttttcttgtgaaGAGTATTACTACTTCCGTGCAACTGAACTTAAAGTTGTTTTAATTTGCTTATAATTCTCTGATACTGAGAACCTTGTGTGACTTGCATTTATTCCTTGCGGTGAAAAGCTTTGATTTAAAAGATAAAACGATATTTCACCATGACGAAGAAAACCACACGCTTTACCGAGTGGCTATGTATagcgcaaaacaaaataaaattatttgttaaaaaaattcttagtaTTCCTCGTAATAACATCGGCTAATTTTTTAGGCATGGATTCAAACAAGCTTTGAAGATTAATTCCATTACTTTCTACTTTCCACGcagcttcattaattttttccatttctattGCACTTTTTGGACGCTTTTCTCTTACCCTTTTTTTACAATAGGATTTTTCCAATGGGATTGATATCTGTACTTTTTCCTGGCCACGTGGGAGACTCAATTCCCTCTTCCTCAATCTCTTTGGTTTGTAATCGATCAGTGTTTGTAATCAAATATTGAAagatatatttcaataattttatgctTTAGCTACCGATATGGCTCTATTGGAATCACTCTGAAACTAAACCTTTTAAGTATGTTTGGACAGCTGTTCAATAGTCTGCAATACGCCTTCTTTCTAAATTTCGCTGTATTTTTTCGGCATTCCCTGAtcctttaataataataagcagCCCAACACTAAACTTGCTTATAGCCCTCCATATCATCAAAAAGGGCGAATGATTTATGGTGGTTAAAACACAGCTTTCCACAACATGCTCTCCTTTCCTACGACGCACTGAGGCATTTCCGTCCgatcaaaacaaattaaatttggatACGTCGGAAAAAAGCATTTCCCCAGTCTGATGTTTTCTATGattttgttgctgcttcgggTAATAGGAAGTCGTTTTAAGATGGACATCGCATTCATTATCCAAGTTTATTCAGTACATTTTGCAAAGAACGTGTAGCTATATTTACCCCAGTAgtttcgaaaaatattgaatttattgtgCCAGCATGTTTAAAGCGATTTGTAATGCACATCAGTTTAATTTGTCGCTCATGACGAGATTCTACTCTTTTCGGACGCCCACTTTTTATTCATGTTTGCGAAGTTATTTGAAGTGATTTTCTTCACATCGCCACTAAAGCTTAATACGCTTGCGCCTTTTAGCGAAAAACATGAAGtttcaaaaaagtttctttaaagACTCCGACCTTAAGACGTTTTTCTAGCAAACAATTAGTGACGTCGGGTCGAATTCCGATAGTCTTCAGAAGCGTACCAAAAGTATGAAGGAGAAGACTGAAACCATTCCtgctagaaataaaaaacttatgaCCCAAATTCCTGATTTGTGTAAAGCATTTCAGCCGACCTAAGAACGTAGCTTCTAAAGACGATACTATCCGTAAAGCACGGAAACCATATAGCGGTAAATAAAATTGCAATCTGTATAACTCTCACGACGATCTGGTTTTACGACAGTTGCAGCTGATGAGTGGGCTCATGCATCAGCTGCAACTGTCGTAAAGTGAGTTTATGGCActtgataaaatttattatatcaatattagtaaGCACATAAGAGGCACCATTACGAagtgaaaaataagaaaatattaaagggCCTCATTTACTATTATATCacgtttttatatttacataatttgaatataaatagaTGCACTTGCTGTTCCAGGGCTTCATTGCAAACAGTGCTAGGAAATCTTAGTGGAAACCACGAAACCATGGAGCGTTGGGAAAATCGCGTAGCTGTAGTCACTGGCGCTAGTTCTGGCATCGGCGCGGCTATAGCTAAGTACCTCGCAAATAACAAGTTGGTGACAGTAAACCTCGATATAAGTATGGAAGGCCACATAGCATTACTTGCTGAGGTAAACGCCGAGGTGCGAAAACGTATGCACCACATTAAATGTAATGTACGCAAGGAAGACGAAATAAATGCCGCATTCAGAGAGATCGAGAAGAAATATGGTCCTGTAGCTGTGTTGGTCAACAACGCTGGTGTCTTGGGAGATAGTTTCCTACTGAGTGAGAATAATTCAGGGGAAATGCTTAAAGTGCTCGAAACGAATCTTCGAGCTGCGGTTTATTGCACTCGCGAAGCATTTCGTTCCATGAAAGCAAATGATATCGACGGACATGTCTTTATGATCAGTAGTATCTCTGGACATAATGTGCCAATAATGCCAAATAACCCACTAAATTTATATCCACCTACGAAGTTCGCGCTTAGAGCGCTTACCGAAATGTATCGACAAGAGTTTTTGAGCCAgaacacaaaaattaaagtaacGGTAAATTGTATATTGACGTTACGAACAGTTGTGGCAGCAATTATCGCATTTTTATTACAGTGTATCAGCCCTGGTGGAGTTAAGGCGAATTTACTCAATCATCCTGGTAATATAGCGCCACCACTTCCGACGGAACTTAATGCGGATACTATTGCCGATCTACTTATTTATTGCCTACAAACTCCACTGGAAGTACAAATCCATGATGTGATAATCAAACCCATTGGTAAATCGATTTGCTAATTTAAATGAGTTAAAAAATATGCCGATCTTTcgatattaacaaaataaaacaataaaagctcgCAATAAGTATTGAACTTAAGAATATAGAGAGGGCTAGCGGGTCAACCGTGGTTGAGTTTCGAAGAATTGTTATTTCTTTCACatttatattacaatatttagtAAAAGATAATCGAAAAATCTTCAGATTAAATAGGTTTAGGTTTGGTTCCGTATTGATCACTTTTACGGAGGTGACCGCGATCATTCTTGAGTTCATGAAATTCAGATCCATTGTGACGCCAAAACATTATAGATCTTGTACAAGAGAACCTTAAGTATAGACAAAACACTTAAGCCTTGGTCAAGCGAAACCTTATAGGTATAGTTAGAGAAACTCATCTGCAAACAAAATACTTTGAGCTTTGGTCACGCAGAAAACTGAATGAAGAGAATCCCACGTCTAGACAAAATAATTCAAGTCTATCAAAACTCAGTTCAGCGACTAATTTCGATTTCAATCAACTCGAATCGTTTACCATCCTAACAGACCTCTCCCACCCGTCCGATACCAAAGGAGTTTTCAGAcagggcgactccctatcgtgcaacttTTTCTATCTACTTCagcagaaaataattcgaactgcagatctgaatagacaAGGTACCATCTTCTGTAAGAGCATATAACTGCTGCCGTAAGCCGATGACATCGACATCATTGGCCATAAAAACCACGCCGGTAGTTCTGCATTCTTGATGTtagacaaagaagcgaagcaaatgggtctggtagggAACTAGGGCAagacataacttcgaagtcgtagatagtttaaataaaatataacgcTGAATAATGTTTgctacaggtgctacttcggactgattacacaattgagaaaaaaagTTCTATATCGATGAACAAAGTCCAAaatctacaagtcactcatcatccccgtcgctgtatggtgcagaggaatagacgatgacaacatctgatgagtcggcgttacgagttttcaagacaAAGGTTCTGCGTAAGATTTGTGGCGCATTgtcaacggcgaataccgcagtcgaggGAACGATGAGATGTACGATATATATGACGACAcgaacatagttcagcgaataataagatagcggctacgctggctagatcacgtcatccgtatggatgaaaacactccagctctgcgcgtattcgatgcagtacccgccgggggaagcagagaaaagGGAAGAACTCCAGGTCGTTGGAGTGATCAGGTGGAGCAGGAATtcgctacacttggaatctcgaattggcgccaaacagcgaagaaAAAaccgactggcgcgctattgtaaacttggctataaccgcgttaaCGCTGTCTGCTCCAGTAAGATAGAAGAAGAAAGTTATCTGTaacttttaaccaaaaaatattttcttcagctTGATTGGTTTGATGTCTctcttgttatattttatttatttgcacaatttgggagaataaaaatagatttattgCTTGTATTTTTTATGCGCTTGATATGGGAACACTTCTCAAAAATATTCTCCTCTATCAGCCTGCTGCAAAATCAacgaaaagctttttaaaacgCCAGTTTAATACCAACTTGTTAAAATGTAtccatttaataaaatttagtggaataaaaaatgtaatcaggtggcaacccttattacaaatatatttagttgTCAGCACTCCAACTCTCTTCAATTTGATATAATAAcgacttttttgaataaaaaaattcaaacatgtggcaacattccttctcaaaaatatttgttttgtttcgataaacttttcagtttttggtgtttttgtttttaaataattttcttgcttattttctaactatttttagctaatattttcaaaattgtggcaactttacatttttctggCATTCTAAAGAAACTGCAAGTTTcacttcaagaaaaaaaatctattttggtATATCTTTCACCAACATTGCGTTGAGTATTTCTATACTTCTTTCtagtttattttaacaaaagctTTACAAAAACGTTTCTCCAATTGGCTTAATAATCAAGTCATGGATTTGCACATCCGGTGGAGTTTGTAGACAATAAATTAATGCATCCGCCACAGCATTCGGTTTGAGAGTGGCTGTATGCGGCGGCACATCAAGGCCTTTCGCGAGCGACGTCGTAGTAATGCCAGGACTGATGCTCTGCAATGAATTTACGACGGattctttatttaaaacttagatgtatatacatatatatatatatgtttaacttaccgttatttttacttttgttttctgATCCCAAAACTCTTGCCGATACATTTCCGTGAGCGCGGTAATCGCGAATTTCGTAGATGGGTATAGATTCATAACGTTATTCGGCATTAATGGCACATTATGTCCACAGATACTGTTCATGAGAAAGACATGTCCATCGATACGGTTCGCCTTCATCGAACGAAATGCCTCGCGTGTGCAATAAATCGCAGCTAAGACATTCGTTTCGAGCATTTTAACTAAATGCTCTGAATTATTTTCAGTCAATAGCTTGGTTTTCGTTATCATACCAACGTTGTTGACCATCACCGATACAGGTCcaaaatttttctcaatttctaTAAATGCTGCCTTAATTTCAACTTCTTCGCGTACATTACATTTAATGCAGTGCATACGTTTTACTAAGTCCGGGCTTAGCTCAGCAAGCAGTGCTTGGTAGCATTCAATACTCATATCCAGGTTAACAGTCACCATTTTGTTATTCGCGAGATACTTTGCTATTGCCGCGCCGATGCCGGAACTAGCACCTGTGATAACAGCTATTTGGTTTTCCCAACGCTCCATCGTTTCGTTTTtaagatttcttaaaaatgttttcactggcgtattacaataataaaagtgACCGAGCCCAGCAAGTGCTCTTAATAATATGAATAACTATATATTAGCTATAATTACTAAGACcctttattttttccaatttttaattagttaGCAATAAGGTATAGATACACAGTACAAGAGttctttaaatataattatcgatgtaaatacttaaaaaatacacTATAGATTCGTGTACGTCATTGCGATACATAAGTCATTTGAGGGCACTCAAATTGAGTGTGTTTACTTTTCTACCTTGCCGCCCTTCACCCTAAGAAACCCACTACTGTGCTTGGTGAGATGATTGCGCCAACAAAGCACACGCTGACATACAACTGGCATAGAAGCTTTCCCGATGACTTCGAATAAAATATGGGTAAATGTTGTATACCAGACTCCACTTTAAGCTaacgcaaacaaataaaaaaatcaaataatatcaGCAAGAGCAGATCTGCCAAAGTACCACTGTAACACAAGAACCGCAACATCAAGAATCAACGCAAGAAACGTGCTAGAACGGATATTGCTTTCGTTGAACTGAAAGATACATGAACGACTGTAAAGATAACAGACAGACAGTTAAAAAATTACACTACTACTCTACCTGCTCCTCCTCGTACTCCTCGACTAGCCTGCTTTCGGTAGACTGATGTTGAAATACAGTGGATCGGTAAACAATTCGAATTGATTGAAATCGAAACTAGTCGCTGAACTGAGTTCTGATAGGCTCCAAGTATTTGGTCTACACGTAAGACTTTCTTGATTCAGTTTTCTGAGTGATCACAACTCAAAGTATTTTATCTAAACGTGAGGTTTCTTGATCTACACGTATGACGTTTTGGCGTGATCAAGACCAAAAGCGTTTTGTCTGTACTTAAGGTTCTCTTGAACCAAAGCTATGAGGTTTTGGCACCACCAAGAACCGGAATTTCAATTACCCAAACATGACATCGCTCACCTCCGTAATCAACACGAAACCAAACCTAAACTTATTGAACCTTAAGATTTTTCGATTACCTTTACTTAACATAAATATAGTGCAATAAATGTGAGACAACTAACAATTTTTCGAAACTCAACCACGGTTGAACTGCGAGCCCTCTCTATTTTCTTAAGTTCAACACTTATTGCGAGCTTTTACTgttttattttgtcaatatcGAGAGATcggcatattttttaattaatttaaactatcaAACCATTTCACCCATGGGTTTGATTATCACATCATGGATTTGTACATCCGGTGGAGTTTGTAGGCAATAAATTAATACATCCGCAATCGCATTCGGATTGAGTTCCGCCTGAAGTGTTGGCACCATATTACCAGGATGATTGAGTAAATTCGTCTTAACTCCACCAGGGCTGATACACTGTAATAAAGATGTCATAAATGCTGCCGCAACTGTTCGTAACGTCAATATACAACTTACCgttactttaatttttgtgttcTGGCTCAAAAACTCTTGTCGATACATTTCGGTGAGCGCTCTGATCGCGAACTTCGTAggtgaatataaatttaatggGTTATTTGGCACTATTGGCACACTATGTCCACAGACACTACCGATCATAAAGACATGCCCGTCGATATCATTTGCTTTCATGGAACGAAATGCTTCGCGAGTGCAATAAACCGCAGCTAGAAGATTCGTTTCGAGCACTTTAAGCATTTCCCCTGAATTATTCTCACTCAGTAGGAAACTATCTCCCAAGACGCCAGCGTTGTTGACCAACACAGCTACAGGACCATATTTCTTCTCGATCTCTCTGAATGCGGCATTTATTTCGTCTTCCTTGCGTACATTACATTTAATGTGGTGCATACGTTTTCGCACCTCGGCGTTTACCTCAGCAAGTAATGCTATGTGGCCTTCCATATTTATATCGAGGTTCACTATCACCAACTTGTT from Bactrocera tryoni isolate S06 chromosome 3, CSIRO_BtryS06_freeze2, whole genome shotgun sequence harbors:
- the LOC120771743 gene encoding farnesol dehydrogenase-like produces the protein MERWENQIAVITGASSGIGAAIAKYLANNKMVTVNLDMSIECYQALLAELSPDLVKRMHCIKCNVREEVEIKAAFIEIEKNFGPVSVMVNNVGMITKTKLLTENNSEHLVKMLETNVLAAIYCTREAFRSMKANRIDGHVFLMNSICGHNVPLMPNNVMNLYPSTKFAITALTEMYRQEFWDQKTKVKITSISPGITTTSLAKGLDVPPHTATLKPNAVADALIYCLQTPPDVQIHDLIIKPIGETFL
- the LOC120771575 gene encoding farnesol dehydrogenase-like; amino-acid sequence: MERWENRVAVVTGASSGIGAAIAKYLANNKLVIVNLDINMEGHIALLAEVNAEVRKRMHHIKCNVRKEDEINAAFREIEKKYGPVAVLVNNAGVLGDSFLLSENNSGEMLKVLETNLLAAVYCTREAFRSMKANDIDGHVFMIGSVCGHSVPIVPNNPLNLYSPTKFAIRALTEMYRQEFLSQNTKIKVTCISPGGVKTNLLNHPGNMVPTLQAELNPNAIADVLIYCLQTPPDVQIHDVIIKPMGEMV
- the LOC120771664 gene encoding farnesol dehydrogenase-like, whose translation is MERWENRVAVVTGASSGIGAAIAKYLANNKLVTVNLDISMEGHIALLAEVNAEVRKRMHHIKCNVRKEDEINAAFREIEKKYGPVAVLVNNAGVLGDSFLLSENNSGEMLKVLETNLRAAVYCTREAFRSMKANDIDGHVFMISSISGHNVPIMPNNPLNLYPPTKFALRALTEMYRQEFLSQNTKIKVTCISPGGVKANLLNHPGNIAPPLPTELNADTIADLLIYCLQTPLEVQIHDVIIKPIGKSIC